The Nitratidesulfovibrio sp. SRB-5 genome includes a window with the following:
- a CDS encoding SAM-dependent methyltransferase translates to MDIPRIFTITESNHRIHNPFTPEKFATLGAVLHLEPGTRVLDLGSGSGEMLCTWARDYGITGVGIDMSPLFTRQAKLRAEELGVAKQVEFIHGDAAGHVAAAKVGVAACVGATWIGGGVAGTIELLAKSLCAGGIILVGEPYWLRVPPTEDVARGCHANAISDFLVLPELLGSFGDLGYDVVQMVLADQEGWDRYEAAKWLTMRRWLEANPDDDLAQEVRAQLTSEPQRYAAFTREYLGWGVFALMAR, encoded by the coding sequence GTGGATATTCCGCGTATTTTCACTATTACGGAAAGCAATCACCGTATCCATAATCCGTTCACGCCGGAAAAATTCGCCACGCTTGGTGCGGTGTTGCATCTGGAGCCGGGGACACGTGTGCTTGACCTTGGCAGCGGCTCTGGTGAGATGTTGTGCACATGGGCGCGCGATTACGGGATTACCGGCGTCGGCATCGACATGAGCCCGTTGTTCACCCGGCAAGCGAAGCTTCGTGCCGAAGAACTTGGCGTCGCCAAGCAGGTCGAGTTCATCCACGGCGATGCTGCGGGCCATGTCGCCGCCGCAAAGGTGGGGGTGGCAGCCTGCGTCGGCGCCACATGGATCGGCGGGGGCGTGGCAGGCACCATCGAGCTTCTGGCGAAGAGCCTGTGCGCCGGAGGCATCATTCTAGTCGGTGAGCCTTACTGGCTTCGGGTGCCGCCTACGGAAGACGTTGCCAGAGGGTGCCATGCCAATGCCATTTCGGACTTTCTCGTACTTCCGGAACTTCTCGGGTCTTTTGGCGATCTTGGCTACGACGTGGTGCAAATGGTGCTGGCGGATCAGGAAGGCTGGGACAGGTACGAGGCCGCCAAGTGGCTTACCATGCGGCGCTGGCTTGAAGCGAACCCCGACGACGATCTTGCGCAGGAAGTTCGCGCCCAGCTGACCTCGGAACCACAACGCTATGCAGCCTTCACGCGTGAATATCTTGGATGGGGTGTGTTTGCGCTGATGGCGCGGTGA
- a CDS encoding TVP38/TMEM64 family protein, with protein sequence MAALLLTTLALLFLTGNLPTPGPDQALALRERLLDLHARHPVVSVAVYMAGYVLMTACSIPGAVFLTLTGGAVFGFGMALAAVSAASTAGACLAFLSARHLLRGTVRRLWPGQLARIDAAMAQGSGSPDGPTQAGTQPPFPFPDPSDQAATGHASAGQAPTARPPSGVPGSGLLSPGALCLLGLRCVPVMPYWLVNLLFGVTAMRLSTFATVSLLGMVPLNALYVHAGAELGRIRHLGDIISLRAGLALCLLAVAPLLLRRVMGTLVARRCAGDHRSPAQG encoded by the coding sequence GTGGCCGCCCTGCTGCTGACCACCCTTGCCCTGCTGTTCCTTACCGGCAACCTTCCGACTCCGGGCCCGGACCAGGCCCTGGCCCTGCGCGAGCGGCTGCTGGACCTGCACGCCCGCCACCCCGTGGTCAGTGTGGCCGTGTACATGGCGGGCTATGTGCTGATGACCGCCTGTTCCATCCCCGGCGCGGTGTTCCTGACCCTGACCGGTGGGGCCGTGTTCGGCTTCGGCATGGCCCTTGCCGCCGTCAGCGCGGCCAGCACCGCCGGGGCCTGCCTGGCCTTCCTGAGCGCCCGCCACCTGCTGCGCGGCACGGTGCGTCGCCTGTGGCCCGGCCAACTGGCCCGCATCGACGCGGCCATGGCCCAAGGGAGCGGCAGCCCCGATGGGCCGACGCAGGCCGGGACGCAGCCTCCTTTCCCTTTCCCGGATCCTTCGGACCAGGCAGCGACGGGCCATGCGTCGGCAGGCCAGGCTCCCACTGCCCGGCCACCGTCCGGGGTGCCCGGCTCCGGGTTGCTCTCGCCAGGCGCGCTGTGCCTGCTGGGCCTGCGCTGCGTGCCCGTGATGCCCTACTGGCTGGTGAACCTGCTGTTCGGGGTCACCGCCATGCGTCTTTCCACCTTCGCCACGGTCTCGCTGCTCGGCATGGTGCCGCTGAACGCCCTATACGTGCACGCCGGGGCGGAACTGGGACGCATCCGCCATCTTGGCGACATCATTTCCCTGCGCGCCGGGCTTGCCCTGTGCCTGCTGGCCGTGGCCCCCCTGCTGTTGCGCCGGGTAATGGGCACGCTGGTGGCGCGACGATGCGCGGGCGACCATCGCAGCCCCGCCCAAGGGTAA
- a CDS encoding phosphatidylserine decarboxylase family protein, whose protein sequence is MRKASIGITPEGVPAIGLCALVTLSLAMLGCATGSFVFMLLTWFCCHFFRDPERVTPTAPGLAVSPADGKVVRVQTMPDPFTGQPRTAVCIFMNVFSVHVNRAPVAGTVTGIAYHPGKFLNAAWDKASTDNERCAYQMTEEGGSAWTFVQIAGLIARRIVCRTDEGDVLARGERFGMIRFGSRVDLYLPDDYSPAVNVGEQVFAGQTIVARRNA, encoded by the coding sequence ATGCGCAAAGCCTCCATCGGCATCACCCCCGAAGGCGTCCCGGCCATCGGCCTGTGCGCCCTCGTCACGCTTTCCCTCGCCATGCTCGGCTGCGCCACCGGCAGCTTCGTGTTCATGCTGCTGACCTGGTTCTGCTGCCACTTCTTCCGCGATCCGGAACGGGTAACCCCCACTGCGCCCGGCCTTGCCGTCAGCCCCGCCGACGGAAAGGTGGTGCGCGTGCAGACCATGCCCGACCCGTTCACCGGCCAGCCGCGCACCGCGGTGTGCATCTTCATGAACGTGTTCAGCGTGCACGTGAACCGCGCCCCGGTGGCGGGCACCGTGACCGGCATTGCCTATCATCCCGGCAAGTTCCTGAACGCGGCATGGGACAAGGCCTCCACCGACAACGAGCGCTGCGCCTACCAGATGACCGAGGAAGGCGGCTCCGCCTGGACCTTCGTGCAGATCGCGGGGCTGATCGCCCGGCGCATCGTGTGCCGCACCGATGAAGGCGACGTGCTGGCCCGTGGCGAACGCTTCGGCATGATCCGCTTCGGTTCGCGGGTTGACCTTTACCTGCCGGACGACTATTCTCCGGCGGTGAACGTGGGTGAACAGGTGTTCGCAGGGCAGACCATAGTGGCGCGCCGCAACGCCTAA
- the pssA gene encoding CDP-diacylglycerol--serine O-phosphatidyltransferase — protein MEQPARPIHKGVYILPNLFTTASLFAGFLGMLWAVSGRYEDCAMAILFSALMDGLDGKVARLTNTASEFGVQYDSLCDLVAFGVAPGFMMYQWQLHQYGRLGIAAAFLFAVCGALRLARFNISTATTSKKFFIGLPIPAAGCAVATLVLFSPYVPEQFAGFFPRLCLALVFVLAFLMVSRVRYASFKEYGLIKAHPFSSMVTAILLFVLVSSEPKLLGFLVFAGYLISGPVYTFVIIPRRNHKLLRNLS, from the coding sequence ATGGAACAGCCCGCCCGCCCGATCCACAAGGGAGTGTACATCCTCCCTAACCTCTTCACCACGGCAAGCCTCTTTGCAGGCTTCCTGGGGATGTTGTGGGCCGTTTCCGGGCGGTACGAAGACTGCGCCATGGCCATTCTGTTCAGCGCCCTCATGGACGGCCTGGACGGCAAGGTGGCCCGCCTCACCAATACCGCCAGCGAATTCGGCGTCCAGTACGATTCGCTGTGCGACCTGGTGGCCTTCGGCGTGGCCCCCGGCTTCATGATGTACCAGTGGCAGTTGCACCAGTATGGCCGCCTCGGCATTGCCGCCGCCTTCCTGTTCGCGGTGTGCGGGGCGTTGCGCCTTGCCCGGTTCAACATATCCACCGCCACCACCTCCAAGAAGTTCTTCATCGGCCTGCCCATCCCGGCGGCCGGTTGCGCCGTGGCCACGCTGGTGCTGTTCAGCCCCTACGTGCCCGAACAGTTCGCGGGGTTCTTCCCGCGCCTCTGCCTTGCGCTCGTCTTCGTGCTCGCCTTCCTCATGGTGAGCCGCGTGCGCTACGCGTCCTTCAAGGAATACGGGCTCATCAAGGCCCATCCGTTCAGCTCGATGGTTACCGCCATCCTGCTGTTCGTACTCGTCTCCTCCGAACCCAAGCTCTTGGGTTTCCTGGTGTTCGCGGGCTACCTCATCTCTGGTCCCGTGTACACCTTCGTCATCATTCCCCGCCGCAATCACAAGCTACTACGCAACCTATCCTAG
- a CDS encoding 2-isopropylmalate synthase: MTIESGRIRIFDTTLRDGEQSPGATMNLQEKIRLARQLETLGVDIMEAGFPASSQGDFEAVQAIARAVKGVEVAGLCRAMPADIDRAWEAVKVAETPRIHTFLATSPVHMQYKLRKEPDQVVEMAVAAVRHAARYTSNVEFSAEDASRSNPDFLVRVFEAVINAGATTINVPDTVGYAQPEEFGRLIRYVIENTPNSHKAVFSVHCHNDLGMGVANTLAALKAGARQAEVTISGIGERAGNASLEEIVMALHTRRDFYQLDCGVVTEQLFPTCRLLSMIIGQPIPPNKAIVGANAFAHESGIHQDGMLKNRETYEIMTPESIGKTKTDLVIGKHSGRNAVKNKLDELGYRLEEAQLVTVFEAVKKLADKKKQIYDEDIEALVLEEVYRLPDLYRLVNLSVQCSDTGMPPTAAVVMDVMGEVKRAAGFGVGPIDAVFNVIGEIVGRAPVLERYSVTAITGGTDAQGEVTVRLRQNGSSAVGRGSDPDIILASARAYVNALNRLAKKEEEQEKEGI, encoded by the coding sequence ATGACCATCGAATCCGGTCGCATCCGCATTTTCGACACCACGTTGCGCGACGGCGAACAGTCGCCCGGCGCCACCATGAACCTTCAGGAAAAGATCCGCCTGGCCCGCCAGCTGGAAACCCTGGGCGTGGACATCATGGAAGCCGGGTTTCCCGCCTCCAGCCAGGGCGACTTCGAGGCCGTGCAGGCCATCGCCCGCGCCGTGAAGGGTGTGGAGGTGGCGGGCCTGTGCCGCGCCATGCCCGCCGATATCGACCGGGCCTGGGAGGCCGTGAAGGTGGCCGAAACCCCGCGCATCCACACCTTTCTCGCCACTTCGCCGGTGCACATGCAGTACAAGCTGCGCAAGGAGCCGGACCAGGTGGTGGAAATGGCCGTGGCCGCCGTGCGCCATGCCGCCAGATACACCAGCAACGTGGAGTTCTCTGCCGAGGACGCCTCGCGCTCCAACCCCGACTTTCTGGTGCGGGTCTTCGAGGCGGTGATCAACGCCGGGGCCACCACCATCAACGTGCCGGACACCGTGGGCTATGCCCAGCCCGAGGAATTCGGGCGGCTCATCAGGTACGTCATCGAAAACACGCCCAACAGCCACAAGGCCGTGTTCAGCGTGCACTGCCACAACGACCTCGGCATGGGCGTGGCCAACACCCTTGCCGCGCTGAAGGCGGGCGCCCGCCAGGCGGAAGTGACAATCAGCGGCATTGGCGAACGGGCGGGCAACGCCTCGCTCGAGGAAATCGTCATGGCCCTGCATACCCGGCGCGACTTCTACCAGCTGGACTGCGGCGTGGTGACCGAGCAGCTGTTCCCCACCTGCCGCCTGCTGTCCATGATCATCGGCCAGCCCATCCCGCCCAACAAGGCCATCGTGGGCGCCAACGCCTTCGCGCACGAATCGGGCATCCACCAGGACGGCATGCTCAAGAACCGCGAAACGTACGAGATCATGACGCCGGAATCCATCGGCAAGACCAAGACCGACCTCGTCATCGGCAAGCATTCGGGCCGCAACGCCGTGAAGAACAAGCTGGACGAGCTTGGCTACCGGCTGGAGGAAGCCCAGCTCGTCACCGTGTTCGAGGCGGTAAAGAAGCTGGCGGACAAGAAGAAGCAGATTTATGACGAGGATATCGAGGCGCTGGTGCTTGAAGAGGTCTACCGCCTGCCCGACCTGTACCGGCTGGTGAACCTTTCCGTGCAGTGCAGCGACACCGGCATGCCCCCCACCGCCGCCGTGGTCATGGACGTCATGGGCGAGGTGAAGCGCGCCGCCGGGTTCGGCGTGGGCCCCATCGACGCGGTGTTCAACGTCATTGGCGAAATAGTGGGCCGGGCGCCCGTGCTTGAACGATACTCGGTCACCGCCATCACCGGCGGCACAGACGCCCAGGGCGAGGTGACCGTGCGCCTGCGGCAGAACGGCAGCAGCGCGGTCGGACGCGGGTCCGACCCCGACATCATACTGGCCAGCGCCCGCGCGTACGTGAACGCGCTGAACCGGCTGGCAAAGAAAGAAGAAGAGCAAGAGAAGGAGGGAATCTAG
- the leuB gene encoding 3-isopropylmalate dehydrogenase: protein MDMKICLMPGDGIGPEIVEQAVKVLDKVAKKFGHTVSYTNALIGGAAIDATGGPLPDETVAACKAADAVLLGAVGGPKWDTLPTAIRPEKGLLGIRKALGLFANLRPATLLPELAGACLLRADIAAQGLDVMVVRELTGGVYFGEPVCEEELRDGLRTSYNTMIYNEEEVRRIARVAFEAARKRSRKVCSVDKANVLAVSRLWRAVVIEVAREYPDVELTHMYVDNAAMQLVRWPAQFDVIVTENLFGDILSDEAAVITGSIGMLPSASLGASGPGIFEPIHGSAPDIAGQNKANPVATILSVAMMLRYTFGLEKEAVAIEQAVSGVLREGYRTGDIMEEGKTLVGTVSMGNLVTERV, encoded by the coding sequence ATGGACATGAAGATCTGCCTGATGCCGGGCGACGGCATCGGCCCGGAAATAGTGGAACAGGCCGTGAAGGTACTGGACAAGGTGGCCAAGAAGTTCGGCCACACCGTCAGCTACACCAATGCGCTCATCGGCGGCGCGGCCATCGACGCCACGGGCGGCCCCCTGCCGGACGAAACCGTGGCCGCGTGCAAGGCGGCGGACGCCGTGCTGCTGGGCGCCGTGGGCGGCCCCAAGTGGGATACCCTGCCCACCGCCATCCGCCCGGAAAAGGGGCTGCTGGGCATCCGCAAGGCGCTGGGGCTGTTCGCCAACCTGCGCCCGGCCACCCTGCTGCCCGAACTGGCCGGGGCCTGCCTGCTGCGCGCCGACATCGCCGCGCAGGGTCTGGACGTGATGGTGGTGCGCGAGCTGACCGGCGGCGTCTACTTCGGCGAGCCGGTGTGCGAGGAAGAGCTGCGCGACGGCCTGCGCACCAGCTACAACACCATGATCTACAATGAAGAAGAGGTGCGCCGCATCGCCCGCGTGGCCTTCGAGGCGGCCCGCAAACGCAGCAGGAAGGTCTGCTCGGTGGACAAGGCCAACGTGCTGGCCGTGTCGCGCCTGTGGCGCGCCGTGGTCATCGAGGTGGCCAGGGAATACCCCGACGTGGAGCTGACCCACATGTACGTGGACAACGCGGCCATGCAGCTGGTGCGCTGGCCCGCCCAGTTCGACGTCATCGTCACCGAGAACCTGTTCGGCGACATCCTGTCCGACGAGGCGGCGGTGATCACCGGGTCCATCGGCATGCTGCCCTCGGCCTCGCTGGGCGCCAGCGGCCCCGGCATCTTCGAGCCCATCCACGGCTCCGCCCCGGACATCGCCGGGCAGAACAAGGCCAACCCCGTGGCCACCATCCTTTCCGTGGCCATGATGCTGCGCTACACCTTCGGTCTGGAGAAGGAAGCCGTGGCCATCGAGCAGGCCGTCAGCGGCGTGCTGCGCGAAGGGTACCGCACCGGCGACATCATGGAAGAAGGCAAGACGCTGGTGGGCACCGTGAGCATGGGGAACCTGGTGACCGAGCGGGTGTAA
- a CDS encoding sigma 54-interacting transcriptional regulator, whose product MHDRTRAAASPALAEAIGQSDAFLAFQEALSRVARVDRPVLLAGERGTGKELAAARLHYLSPRWQGPLVVLDCAALAPTLAEAELFGHEAGAFTGAAARRAGRFERADGGTLFLDEVGNIPAGVQDKLLRVVEYGMLERVGGTQPVRVDARVVAATNADLPAMVARGLFRADLLDRLSFEVLAVPPLRERGDDVILLARHFAASMAAELDLPDTPELAPAALAQLLAHPWPGNVRELRNAVERAVARLDDGGMRSGDRRRESAGAGGARPAGRAPRIEHFDLDPFARPWRQGPAVPRPAPATQPPPSTGAMAGGAGPRRGPGTAPPDDARPDGTSPHDARPVNADPVNADPVNTGPCNAHPGAVGAPSAIGPPLPCMPLPEAIRQLELSALRAALDRARHNRRVAAELLGISYDQFRGLYRRHRQDMET is encoded by the coding sequence ATGCACGATCGCACGCGCGCTGCCGCGTCGCCTGCACTGGCCGAGGCCATCGGCCAGTCGGACGCGTTTCTCGCCTTTCAGGAGGCGCTTTCGCGCGTGGCGCGCGTGGACCGGCCCGTGCTGCTGGCGGGCGAGCGGGGCACCGGCAAGGAACTGGCCGCCGCGCGGCTGCACTACCTGTCGCCGCGCTGGCAGGGGCCGCTGGTGGTGCTGGACTGCGCGGCGTTGGCCCCCACCCTGGCCGAGGCCGAACTGTTCGGCCACGAGGCCGGGGCCTTCACCGGGGCGGCGGCGCGCCGGGCCGGGCGGTTCGAACGGGCAGACGGCGGCACGCTGTTTCTGGACGAGGTGGGCAACATTCCCGCCGGGGTGCAGGACAAGCTGCTGCGGGTGGTGGAATACGGCATGCTGGAACGGGTGGGCGGCACCCAGCCCGTGCGCGTGGACGCGCGGGTGGTGGCCGCCACCAACGCCGACCTGCCCGCCATGGTGGCGCGGGGACTCTTTCGGGCCGACCTGCTGGACCGGCTGAGCTTCGAGGTGCTGGCCGTGCCCCCCCTGCGCGAGCGCGGTGACGACGTGATCCTGCTGGCCCGCCATTTCGCGGCCAGCATGGCGGCGGAACTGGACCTGCCCGACACGCCGGAACTGGCCCCCGCCGCGCTGGCCCAACTGCTGGCCCACCCCTGGCCGGGCAACGTGCGCGAACTGCGCAACGCGGTGGAACGGGCCGTGGCCCGGCTGGATGACGGCGGCATGCGGTCCGGTGACAGGCGGCGGGAAAGCGCAGGCGCGGGCGGCGCGAGACCGGCGGGCCGTGCCCCGCGCATTGAACATTTCGACCTTGATCCTTTCGCGCGGCCATGGCGGCAGGGACCGGCAGTCCCCCGTCCCGCCCCGGCCACGCAGCCCCCACCCTCCACGGGGGCCATGGCGGGCGGTGCCGGGCCAAGGCGCGGTCCCGGCACCGCACCGCCTGATGATGCAAGGCCAGATGGCACCAGCCCCCATGATGCCCGTCCGGTCAATGCCGACCCGGTCAATGCCGACCCGGTCAATACCGGTCCGTGCAATGCGCACCCGGGCGCGGTCGGCGCGCCGTCCGCCATCGGGCCGCCCCTGCCCTGCATGCCCCTGCCCGAGGCCATCCGCCAACTGGAACTTTCCGCCCTGCGCGCCGCGCTGGACCGTGCCCGGCACAACCGCCGCGTGGCCGCCGAACTGCTGGGCATCTCGTACGATCAATTCCGCGGCTTGTACCGTCGCCATCGGCAGGATATGGAAACGTAA
- a CDS encoding 3-isopropylmalate dehydratase small subunit, with the protein MSYTGTAHKVGEHIDTDAIIPARFLVTTDTQKLGENCMAGLEEGWVKRVKPGDVMVAGRNFGCGSSREHAPIAILGAGMPVVIAHSFARIFYRNAFNMGLLLLEVGDEVDKIADGDTVEVDAAKGLITNRTTGATITCPPLPASMRELLDKGGLVPYVREKLA; encoded by the coding sequence ATGAGCTACACCGGCACCGCCCACAAGGTGGGCGAGCATATCGATACCGACGCCATCATCCCCGCGCGCTTTCTGGTGACCACCGACACCCAGAAGCTGGGCGAAAACTGCATGGCTGGCCTTGAAGAAGGCTGGGTGAAGCGGGTGAAGCCCGGCGACGTGATGGTGGCGGGGCGCAACTTCGGTTGCGGTTCGTCGCGCGAGCACGCGCCCATCGCCATCCTGGGCGCGGGCATGCCCGTGGTCATCGCGCACAGTTTCGCGCGCATCTTCTACCGCAACGCCTTCAACATGGGCCTGTTGCTGCTGGAAGTGGGCGACGAGGTGGACAAGATCGCCGACGGCGACACCGTGGAAGTGGATGCGGCCAAGGGGCTGATCACCAACCGCACCACCGGGGCCACCATCACCTGCCCGCCGCTGCCTGCGTCGATGCGGGAGTTGCTGGATAAGGGTGGCCTCGTCCCCTACGTCCGCGAGAAGCTGGCTTAG
- the leuC gene encoding 3-isopropylmalate dehydratase large subunit: MAHTLAQKILQAHTDEAITAAGQIVRCRVSLALANDITAPLAIKSFRAMGAKKVFDRDKVALVMDHFTPQKDIASAQQVKLTREFAREMGVTHYYEGGDCGVEHALLPELGLVGPGDVVVGADSHTCTYGGLGAFATGFGSTDVAGAMALGETWFKVPPTIRATFTGTLPKWVGAKDLILRLIGEIGVDGALYRALEFDGAAIEALSVDGRMTIANMAIEAGGKAGLFAADAKTLAYTAARGRKDAPLSADPGATYERELTFDVSGMEPLVACPHLPENVKPVGEVRGVTLDQVVIGSCTNGRISDMREAAEVLKGRKVAKGVRCIVLPATPGVWKEALKEGLIETFMESGCIVGPATCGPCLGGHMGILADGERAIATTNRNFRGRMGSLESEVYLASPAVAAASAVAGIIAHPGSL, translated from the coding sequence ATGGCACACACGCTTGCGCAGAAGATCCTGCAGGCGCACACCGACGAGGCGATCACGGCCGCGGGGCAGATCGTCCGCTGTCGCGTCTCGCTGGCTCTGGCAAACGACATCACCGCTCCGCTCGCCATCAAGTCCTTCCGGGCCATGGGGGCGAAAAAGGTGTTCGACCGCGACAAGGTGGCGCTGGTCATGGACCATTTCACCCCGCAGAAAGACATCGCTTCGGCGCAGCAGGTGAAGCTGACCCGCGAATTCGCCAGGGAAATGGGCGTCACCCACTACTACGAAGGCGGCGACTGCGGCGTGGAGCACGCCCTGCTGCCCGAACTGGGGCTGGTCGGCCCCGGTGACGTGGTGGTGGGGGCAGACAGCCACACCTGCACCTACGGGGGGCTGGGCGCCTTTGCCACCGGCTTCGGCTCCACCGACGTGGCCGGGGCCATGGCCCTTGGCGAAACGTGGTTCAAGGTGCCGCCCACCATCCGGGCCACCTTCACCGGCACCCTGCCCAAGTGGGTGGGTGCAAAGGACCTGATCCTGCGCCTTATCGGCGAGATCGGCGTGGATGGCGCGCTGTACCGCGCGCTGGAATTCGACGGCGCGGCCATCGAGGCCCTGTCCGTTGACGGCCGCATGACCATCGCCAACATGGCCATCGAGGCGGGCGGCAAGGCCGGCCTGTTCGCCGCCGACGCCAAGACCCTTGCCTACACCGCCGCGCGTGGCCGCAAGGACGCCCCCCTGTCCGCCGACCCCGGCGCGACCTATGAACGCGAGCTGACCTTCGACGTGTCCGGCATGGAACCCTTGGTGGCCTGCCCGCACCTGCCGGAAAACGTGAAGCCCGTGGGTGAGGTGCGGGGCGTGACCCTGGACCAGGTGGTCATCGGCTCGTGCACCAATGGCCGCATCAGCGACATGCGCGAGGCGGCGGAAGTGCTGAAGGGCCGCAAGGTGGCCAAGGGCGTGCGCTGCATCGTGCTGCCCGCCACCCCCGGCGTGTGGAAGGAAGCCCTGAAGGAAGGGCTGATCGAAACCTTCATGGAATCGGGCTGCATCGTGGGCCCGGCCACCTGCGGGCCGTGCCTTGGCGGGCACATGGGCATTCTGGCCGACGGCGAACGCGCCATCGCCACCACCAACCGCAACTTCCGCGGGCGCATGGGCAGCCTGGAATCCGAGGTCTATCTGGCAAGCCCGGCTGTTGCCGCCGCATCCGCCGTGGCGGGCATCATCGCCCACCCCGGCAGCCTGTAG
- a CDS encoding molybdopterin biosynthesis protein, which produces MSHSDTSATVGTRNIYLETLPIAEAVNRARAALDRATLVRAETVGSHEAAGRVLSEAVYARYSSPTMHSAAMDGIAVRAADTFAAREGHPVALRRGEGYHPVNTGHPMPEGCDAVVMIEHVAQIDADTVEIEAPAFPWQHVRRIGEDIVATELLFPRNHRLAACDVGALLSGGIWDVQVWERVRMRIIPTGDEVLDFTTRPEPGAGQVVESNSQVLAAMARDMGCIVERIPPVPDNPDALRAALARSLDEGVHVTVLCAGSSAGSKDFTRQVIAAEGRVLVHGIQAMPGKPSLLGECRGRLVVGAPGYPVSAVVCFDELVAPLVAWMGRTVPADRPAADVHLTRKVPSKLGVEEFVRLAVGRVGNRLVGTPLGRGAGNITTLSRAQAVARVPALSEGATEHEVLRARLTVPEAVLDSILVCVGSHDNTLDVLADELMGGERPFRLISTHVGSMGGITALRGGSCHFAGAHLFDPETGDFNFPFLEKYLPDMDVRVVNLAIRHQGLIVAAGNPRNIIGVEDLARSDVRFINRQRGAGTRILLDWHLGQAGIAPSLVQGYDKEEFTHMAVAVNVLTGAADCGLGIHAAARALGLDFVPLARERYDIVIPAAHMDDARVQAMLALLRDERFLKRVEAMGGYETTLSGRVMEKGMGLGG; this is translated from the coding sequence ATGTCCCATTCCGATACGTCCGCCACCGTGGGTACCCGCAACATCTACCTCGAAACCCTGCCCATCGCGGAAGCCGTGAACCGAGCCCGCGCCGCGCTGGACCGCGCCACGCTGGTCCGCGCCGAAACCGTGGGCTCGCACGAGGCCGCCGGACGGGTGCTGTCCGAGGCGGTGTACGCGCGCTATTCCTCGCCCACCATGCACAGCGCGGCCATGGACGGCATTGCCGTGCGCGCGGCGGACACCTTTGCCGCGCGCGAAGGGCATCCCGTGGCCCTGCGCCGGGGCGAAGGCTATCACCCGGTCAACACCGGCCACCCCATGCCCGAAGGGTGCGACGCCGTGGTGATGATCGAGCATGTGGCCCAGATCGACGCGGACACCGTGGAGATAGAGGCCCCGGCCTTTCCGTGGCAGCACGTGCGGCGCATCGGCGAAGACATCGTGGCCACGGAACTGCTGTTCCCGCGCAACCACCGGCTGGCCGCCTGCGACGTGGGCGCGCTGCTGTCCGGCGGCATCTGGGACGTGCAGGTGTGGGAGCGGGTGCGCATGCGCATCATCCCCACCGGCGACGAGGTGCTGGACTTCACCACGAGGCCGGAGCCGGGCGCCGGGCAGGTGGTGGAATCCAACTCGCAGGTGCTGGCGGCCATGGCCCGCGACATGGGCTGCATCGTAGAACGCATCCCCCCGGTGCCGGACAACCCCGACGCCCTGCGCGCCGCACTGGCCCGCAGCCTGGACGAGGGCGTGCACGTCACCGTGCTGTGCGCGGGATCGTCCGCGGGCAGCAAGGACTTCACCCGGCAGGTCATCGCGGCGGAAGGGCGGGTGCTGGTGCACGGCATCCAGGCCATGCCCGGCAAGCCTTCGCTGCTGGGCGAATGCCGCGGACGGCTGGTGGTGGGCGCGCCCGGCTACCCCGTCAGCGCGGTGGTCTGCTTCGACGAACTGGTGGCCCCGCTGGTGGCGTGGATGGGACGCACCGTACCGGCGGACCGCCCCGCAGCAGACGTGCATCTGACCCGCAAGGTGCCCTCCAAGCTGGGGGTGGAAGAATTCGTGCGACTGGCCGTGGGCCGCGTGGGCAACCGGCTGGTGGGCACCCCGCTGGGGCGCGGCGCGGGCAACATCACCACGCTGTCGCGGGCGCAGGCCGTGGCCCGCGTGCCCGCCCTGTCCGAGGGCGCCACCGAGCACGAGGTGCTGCGCGCCCGGCTGACCGTGCCCGAGGCGGTGCTGGACTCCATCCTGGTCTGCGTGGGCAGCCACGACAACACCCTGGACGTGCTGGCCGACGAACTGATGGGCGGCGAGCGGCCCTTCCGGCTCATCTCCACCCACGTGGGCAGCATGGGCGGCATCACCGCGCTGCGCGGGGGCTCGTGCCATTTCGCCGGGGCGCACCTGTTCGACCCGGAAACGGGCGACTTCAACTTTCCCTTCCTGGAAAAGTACCTGCCCGACATGGACGTGCGGGTGGTGAACCTGGCCATCCGGCACCAGGGGCTCATCGTGGCGGCGGGTAACCCCAGGAATATCATCGGAGTGGAAGACCTTGCGCGCTCCGATGTGCGGTTCATCAACCGTCAGCGCGGCGCGGGTACGCGCATTCTGCTCGACTGGCATCTGGGGCAGGCGGGCATCGCCCCTTCGCTGGTGCAGGGCTATGACAAGGAAGAATTCACCCACATGGCCGTGGCCGTGAACGTGCTGACCGGCGCGGCGGACTGCGGCCTGGGCATCCATGCCGCGGCGCGGGCGCTGGGGCTGGACTTCGTGCCGCTGGCGCGCGAGCGGTACGACATCGTGATTCCCGCCGCGCACATGGACGATGCGCGGGTGCAGGCCATGCTGGCCCTGCTGCGGGACGAGCGGTTCCTGAAGCGGGTGGAAGCCATGGGCGGGTACGAGACGACGCTGTCGGGCCGGGTGATGGAGAAGGGGATGGGGCTTGGGGGGTAA